In the genome of Candidatus Ornithobacterium hominis, the window CGTATTTTCATCAACCAAAAAAGTGATTTTCCCCTTATAATCTTTAATAAAATCATTGAGAGTCGTAAAAATATCTTCAAAATATATGAATGATTGTTTCATAAAAAGTTCTTAGCCCTAATTTCAATTTTTTTAGATGAATTCTTTCAATTTACAAATCTATCGGGATGAAAAGCAAAATGCAAACTAAAATTTTAAAAATCAAAAACTTGAAACAAAATGTATAAGAATATTTCTAAATTTCAAACAAGTTCTTCATCACAAATTTAAAATAATCTCAACAAATCAATCATAAAATTTTCTTTACAATATGGAATTTCTATTGATAATAATTTAACTTTGTGTAACTATGATGATGATTTATGAAAATTTTTGAAAATACTAAAATTGCTTTTCAGAGTAAGAATAATTACGAATTGAGACGTGCCCATCTTTTGTTTGAAGCGGTAAATATACCTGCTTTGGTTAATTTCAGCGAATGGGTTCTACCCTTTGCTAAGCATATCCCAGGGGTGAAGACTTTAATCAAGAAAAGTATTTTCGCACATTTCTGCGGCGGCGAAACACGAAAGGAATCACTGGAAACAGTAGAAAAACTTCATGAAAAAAAGATAGGTAGTATTTTAGATTATTCCATCGAGGGAAAGGAAGAAGAAAGTGCGTATGATAATTGTTTTCAAGAAATTAATGAAATTATTTTTCTTGCAAAAGACAATCCTGCTATTCCTTTTGTAGTTTTCAAACCGACGGGCTATGGGAGTATTCACGTTTATGAAAAAGTTGGTTTGAAAGAAAAATTAACTGAAAAAGAACAAATCGCTTGGGAAAACATTCAAAAAAGATACTTCGAAACCTGCAAAAATGCGTATGAAAATGATGTTTTATTAATGATTGACGCTGAAGAAAGCTGGATGCAAGATGCGGTAGACGAGCTGGTGACAGAGATGATGAAAATCTTTAACCGAGAGAGGTGCATCATCATCAACACACTACAAATGTACCGCCATGACCGTTTGGAGTTTTTGAAAAATCAATACGAAGAAGCTGAGAGAGAGAATTACTTTTTAGGCTATAAAGTCGTACGTGGTGCCTATATGGAAAAAGAACGTGAACGTGCGCTAGAGAAAGGTTATCCTTCCCCTATACAGCCAGATAAACAATCGACTGACAATGACTACAACGCTGCAATAGATTTCATTTTTCATCACCAAGATAGGATTTTGCTCTTCGCTGGTACGCACAACGAGCTAAGCTGCTTCCAACTAAAAGAAAAATTAGAGAAATCTGAAAATCCAAAAACGCAACAAGTTTGGTTTGGGCAACTTTTGGGAATGAGTGATAACATTAGCTACGTATTGGCTGATTTGAATTTTCATGTAGCTAAATATGTTCCGTACGGGCCAGTAAATGATGTGCTGCCTTACTTGATTCGGCGAGCTAAAGAAAATACTTCGGTTGCGGGGCAATCAGGCAGAGAATTAATACTGATAGAAAAGGAATTGAAGAGAAGAAAACAGGAAAACCCCTAGAGAATTTCAGTTAAAGTTATAGTTTTTACAAAAATTCGCGATCTCTCAATAAGTTTATGCTCTAAAGAAACTTAAACAGGTTAAAAAATAAATCCCGTTTAAATAAATACATTACGGGTATTTCAAAAAAATAATATCAATATGGGTCTACATCAAAGTCAATTTTTACTGAACGAAAGGCTTTGATTTGCATCAATTGCTGATAAGCTTCATTCAGCAGAAGTTTCACCTTTTTGGGCGACTGCTGATTGTGGATTTTTAGTAAGATATGGAATCTGTATTCATTATTGAGGCGCGAAATGTATGGTGCTTCCGGCCCAAGTAAACATTGGGAGCTAAATTTACCCTGCAGCATTTGTTTAAAATAATGTGCTGCTTTTTGCACTTTTTCTTCTTTTTTGTGCCGAAATCGAATTTCGATCAAGCGTACAAATGGAGGGTAAAGAAAATTTTGACGCTCGGCTAAAATTTGCTCAGCCATAGCATTATAATCCATTTCCGTAGCCATTTTCAAAATAGGATGATGAGCCTCAAAAGCTTGAATTTGTACTAAACCTCGCTGATTTCTTCGCCCTGCACGGCCTGCTACTTGAACAATTCTTTGGAAAGCTCTTTCGTGTGCACGAAAGTCAGGGAAATTCAATAAATTATCGGCTCGGATTATTCCAACTAAATTCACATATTCGAAATCTAAACCTTTGCTCACCATTTGCGTGCCAATCAGCAAATTAATTTCTTTTCGCTCAAATGCCTCAATCAACTTCTCGTAGGCAAACTTTTTACGCATACTATCTACATCCATACGAGCAATCTTCTGCTCAGGGAAAATGCTTAAAGCTTCCTTTTCAATTTGTTCTGTCCCCACGCCTTTCGTTTCCAATTCCACACTTTTGCATTGGTAGCAATGTTGGGGTTTAGCTTGTTTATGCCCACAGTAGTGACATTTCAATTCCAGCGAAATATTGTGTAACGTCAGAGCCACATCACAATTGGGGCAATAGGGAGTAAAACCACAACTAAGACATTCAATGACTGGAGCATAGCCACGGCGGTTCTGAAAAAGGATTACCTGTTTATCTGCTTCAAAACTATTTTTCATGGCAAGAATCAAAGCTTTAGAAAACTGCCCCGTCATTTCTTTTCGGTGAAAAGCTTTGCGTAAATCAATAATTTCCATTTTAGGTGGCTGCACGTTTCCAAACCTTACATTTAAGGAAACGTAACCGATTTTCCCCTGCTTGGCGGCATGATAAACCTCTAGGCTTGGTGTTGCAGAACCCAAAAGTAAATTTGCTTTGTTCTTAGAGGCCAAAACACGAGCAACGTCACGAGCGTGATAAAATGGTGTTATATCCTTTTGTTTTAGTGCAGATTCGTGCTCTTCATCTACGATAATAAGCCCTAAATGCTGAAGAGGCAAAAAAAGTGCTGAGCGAGGCCCAATGATTATTTTATATTTATTTTCTAAGGTTTCATTCCAAATTTCAACTCGCTGATTTTGATTCATTTTAGAATGATATACCCCGACTAATTCACCGAATTTCTTTTGAATCCGCTGTGTGAGTTGTGTTGTCAAACCAATTTCAGGTAATAGGAAAAGGGTTGTTTGATTTTTCTGGAGCATTTGCTCGATGAGCTTAAAGTAAATTTCAGTTTTGCCCGATGAAGTTACGCCGTGAAGTAAAACGGTGTCAAAATTTTTAAAGCCTTTTAAAATTCCATCAAAAGCCTGCTGTTGCTCGGGTGAAAGCTTCTCAATGCTTTCAATATTTTCTTCATAAAGTTGATTTCGCCGCGTTTGGTCTTCAAAGATGGAGATAAGTCCTTTTTTCTCCATACTGCGCAGTGTGGCATGACTTCCCCCATAATCTTTGATGAAATTGGCCGCTTTCACAGGATTTTTTTCACTAGCTTTCAGCTGTATGAGTTGCAAGAAAAGCTCCCGTTGCTTGGGCGATCTGTCGAGCAATTCAAAAGCTTCTTTAGAATCTTCACTGTTTAAATCAATATTTATCTTAATATAATTTTCAATTTTGGGCGTATACTTTTCAATTAATTTTTCATCCAAGCGAACTTGCCGAGCATCTAGGAGCTCCTTGAGTACTTTTAATACATTTTTTTGATGAATTAATTTTGATACCTCATCTACAGAAACAATATTTTTATTTTTTAAGGCTTGTAAAATTTCTTGCGCTTCGGCACTTAATTCCGCATCCTCGAGCAATTCATTTTCAATCCAACGAATGTACGTATCGCTTTCTAGCTTCAAAGCCGTGGGGTACACATTTTTATACACTTCGCCCAGTGAACACATATAGTAACTTGCCATCCATTCCCAAAGCTCAATCTGTTGAGGCAGAAGGCTCGGCGTATCTTCTAAAATGGCATCGATGGGTTTTGTTTTGTAAGTTTCTGGCTCGTTGGTGTGGAAGGAATGAATAATCCCTGTGTAAATTTTTCGCTGCCCAAAGGGTACGGAAACGCGTTGCCCAATCTGTAGGTAGTCTTGCCAATCGCTGGGGATTCTGTATGTGAAAGTCCCTGGCAAGGGTAAGGGGAGAATGATTTCGGCAAAAAGTTTTGGTTGCATAGCGATGAATGGTTGAAATTTTTTAAGCCTTAGAAAATTTTGTTCAAAAAAAATCTGTTTTTTAAAGTTTTAAACAAATTTACCAAATAATAACGACTATTAATTGAAATCTATAAAGGTTAAAATGAAACATCTTTCTGGCGTTAAGCTATCGTGTTTAGACGTGATTTATGTTCTATTTGAGTAATCCCTTTGGCATGTATTTTGTTTTTTTTGGAAGAGAAAATAGATTAAACCTATGATATTGAATAAAATAACACCCATCGCTTTGACATTAATGATGACCAGCTGTACGGTTACACCTTTAGCAAATAATTCTAATGAGAATGATGATCAACGCATTGTGGTGTCTACAGATAAAAGTGAATGGAATGGGAGCTTTAAAAATGATTTAGAAAAGGCTTTGAAAAATAAACTGGGTTTATTGAATGAAAAAACGAATGTAAATAACTTTACACACATGACTACTGAACGCAAAAGTGTGGATGGTGAAGCATGGGTTTTCATGAATTTCTATACCCAAGATGATAAGATGTATCGTACCAGGATTGAAGCCAATAAAATAAAAAATGATGAAATCCTAAAGCTTCAGAACTTGAAGTCAGCAACTTTGATTGGAGTTATCCCGATAAAAAATCGTACGAATGAATATTTTTTTCAAGCTTTTGAAAATTTGAAATTTTAATAATGAGTACTCGTAATCATCAAACTCTGGTTACTGCATCACTTTATTACTTTCTTTTATACCGTCAATCTCAATTACCTTTTACCGATTATTAAAAACTTATCTCAAAATTTTTTAAGGCTAAAAAAAAATTTCACTTCAATTTCTTGAAGTGAAATTTTTGTTCTTATTATCAAAAATTTATCTTTCACTCATTGGGAGGTAATCACGTGTAGTGGCTCCAGTATAGATTTGCCTTGGGCGTCCAATTGGCTGATCGGTCTGACGCATTTCTTTCCATTGAGCAATCCAGCCTGGTAATCTGCCTAGAGCAAACATTACAGTGAACATTTCTTTTGGTATCCCCAAAGCTCTATAAATAATACCAGAATAGAAATCAACATTAGGGTATAATTTTCTTTCAATAAAATACTCATCTTTCAATGCTACTTCTTCCAAGCCTAGTGCTATATCTAAAACTTCATCATCTATTCCTAATTGTTCTAAAACGTCATCTGCTGCTTTTTTGATGATTTTAGCACGAGGATCCATATTTTTATAAACACGGTGACCAAAGCCCATTAATCTAAATTCATCATCTTTATCCTTCGCTTTATCAACCCATTTTTGGAGACGACCGCCCCCTGTTTTTATGGTCTCAAGCATTTCAATAACGGCCTGATTTGCACCACCGTGGCGAGCTCCCCATAAAGCACTAATTCCTGCAGAAATTGAAGTGAATAAACCTGCATGAGATGAGCCTACTAACCTAACGGTCGATGCAGAACAATTTTGCTCATGGTCTGCATGTAAGATTAAAAGTTTATCAATCGCATCTACAATCACTGGATTGACTTTAAAATCTTTTTTCTGATTGGAGAACATCAGTTGACAAAAATTCTCTACATAGCCTAAACTTGGGTCACTTTCTGATATTGGCAACTCTTTACTTAATCTATAGGTCCAAGCTGAGAGAATAGGGAATTTTGCTAATAATCTTGTTACTGCATGAAACATGTCTGCAGCATGTGCCACGTCAACTACCTTCGGATTGAATGCAGTGAGAGAGCCCGTTAAAGAAGCTAGAACCCCCATGGGGTGGGCAGTACTGGGGAATCCATTTAAAATTTTCCTAACTCTATCATTTACAAAGCTATAATCTTTTAAACTTGCTTTGAATTTTTCTAATTCTACCTCTGTTGGCAACTCGCCGTATAATAATAGATATTGTACTTCTACAAAACTTGACTTCTCAGCCAATTGTTCTATAGGATAGCCTCTATACATAAGCTTTCCTTGCTCTCCATCTAGATAAGTGATTTTGCTTAAAGTACTTCCAGTATTTTTATAGCCTGGGTCTAAGGTTATTAAACCACTATCCAAACGCAAGGAAGAAATATCAATCCCTTTATCTCCCATCGTACCTTCGATAACAGGGTATTCATATTCTTTCCCTTGATAAATTATTTTAACTGTTTCTGACATAAATTTAAAATTGATTTTTTATAACCTCCTAAAGGTATAAAAATTAATCATTTTGAAAACTATGCTTTTATTTTAAAAGCTGAAATTCCTGGGAATTTTGCCATTCCGCCTAGCATTTCTTCAATTCTCAACAATTGATTGTATTTTGCCATACGATCTGAGCGAGAAGCTGAGCCAGTTTTTATTTGTCCTGTATTCAAAGCCACTGCTAGATCTGCAATGGTAGAATCCTCTGTTTCGCCAGACCTGTGTGACATAACAGCGGTATAGCCAGCATTTTTAGCCATTTCCACAGCATCTATTGTTTCAGTTAAAGTTCCAATTTGATTTACTTTGATTAAGATTGAGTTCCCAACATTTTGTTCTATACCTTTTGATAGTCTCTCTACGTTAGTCACAAATAAATCATCACCAACCAATTGGACTTTATCACCAATTTTTTCAGTCAATAATTTCCATCCATTCCAATCATTTTCATCCATTCCATCTTCAATTGAAATAATAGGATATTTCTCACAAAGCTCAGCTAGATATTCCACCTGCTCTTCTGATGTACGGATAGCCGCATTCTCCCCTTCAAACAATTGATAATTGTACTTTCCATCTTTATAAAACTCTGAAGAAGCACAGTCTAAAGCTATTTTAATTTCTTCCCCAAAATTATATCCTGCATTTTCTACTGCTTTTTTAATAGTATCAAGAGCATCTTCAGTACCTTCAAAAGTTGGAGCAAATCCACCTTCATCACCTACTGCTGTAGACAATTTTCTCTCATGCAATACTTTTTTTAAATGATGGAAAATTTCCACCCCTTTTTTTAAGGCTTCAGAAAATGTAACCGCCTTTACTGGCATTATCATAAATTCTTGGAATGCAATAGGTGCATCTGAGTGAGAACCTCCATTGATTATATTCATCATCGGTACAGGTAATGTAGCAGCGTTAACTCCACCGACATAGCGATATAATGGAATTTCTAATTCTGCCGCTGCTGCCTTTGCTACTGCAAGAGAAACACCTAAAATGGCATTTGCTCCTAATTTACTCTTATTTGGAGTTCCATCAAGTTCTATCATTAGATGGTCTATCCAAGTTTGCTCAAATACAGATTCACCAATAAGCTCTGGTGCTATTTTTTCATTGACATTCTCAACCGCTTGAAGAACACCTTTCCCCATAAAGTCTTTTTCGCCGTCTCTCAACTCAACAGCTTCGTGCTCACCTGTTGAAGCTCCTGAAGGAACTGCAGCGCGACCAATAATTCCATTTTCAGTAATTACATCTACTTCAATTGTAGGGTTTCCTCTCGAATCTAAAATTTGTCTTGCATGAATTGCAGAAATAAAACTCATAATGATTATTTTTAATTATCTCCCCCAAATTTACAAAATCAAACAATTTCTAAGCGAGTTAAAAATAAAAAAAAAGGTGAGAAACCTCACCTTTTCTATATTATTTTGCTATAAAAAATTATTCCTCAGAAGAATCAGATTTTTTAGTACCTCTAGATCTTCTACTTCTTCTTGTCTTCTTGGTTGAATCTTCATTCAAATACAATTCATTGTAATCAACTAATTCAATCAACGCTGTCTCGGCACCATCGCCCAAACGAAATCCTGTTTTGATTATTCTCGTATACCCCCCTGGTCTATCAGCAATTTTTGGAGCAACGGAACGGAACAATTCGCTTAAAGCTTCTTTCTGTTGTAAATATTTGAAAACAATACGTCTTGAATGAGTTGTATCATTTTTTGCTTTAGTAAGCAAAGGTTCTACATAACGCTGAAGAGCTTTAGCTTTAGCTACCGTCGTATTAATTCTTTTATGCTCAATTAGACTACAAGCCATATTAGATAACATAGCATCTCTGTGTCCTTTTTTTCTACTTAAATGATTTATTTTTTTACCGTGTCTCATTTTTCTAATCTAAATCCAATTTATACTTGCTAACATCCATTCCGAAAGAAAGATCTTTTCTATCAACCAATTCTTCTAATTCTGTCAAAGATTTTTTTCCAAAATTTCTAAATTTCATCAAATCTGCTTTAGAATAACTTACTAGCTCTCCTAACGTATCTACTTCTGCTGCCTTTAGACAATTAAGCGCTCTCACAGACAAATCTAAATCCACCAGTTTAGTTTTCAATAACTGGCGCATATGAAGAGCTTCCTCATCATAAGCTTCTGTAGCTGAAACCTCTTCAGTCTCCAATGTGATTCTCTCATCACTAAATAACATAAAATGATGAATTAATATTTTAGCGGCTTCTGTTAATGCATCTTTAGGGCTAATAGAACCATCAGTTTCTATATCTAAAATTAATTTTTCATAATCAGTTTTTTGTTCAACCCTATAATTTTCTATCAAATACTTAACATTTTTAATAGGGGTATAGATTGAATCAATTTTAATAGTTCCGATAGGTAAATCTTCTACATCAAGAAGGTTCTCTTCTGCTGAAATATACCCTCTCCCTTTATTAACTGTTAGAGTGAAATTTAATTCTACATTTTTGTCCATGTGGCAAATAACCAAATCAGGATTTAAAATTTGAAACCCAGAGATAAATTTAGATAAATCTCCTGCGGTCAATTTTGTTTTACCTGAAATGCTACAATTGATAGTTTCTTCATCGTTTTTCTCAATCTGATGTTTTAGACGAACTTTCTTTAAATTTAATATAATTTCTGTAACATCTTCAACAACACCAGCTATGGTAGAAAATTCATGATCAACACCTTCAATTTTGATAGAGGTAAAAGCATAACCTTCTAAAGAAGACAATAAAACCCGACGCAAAGCGTTTCCGACAGTTAATCCATAGCCAGGTTCCAAAGGTCGAAATTCAAATTGACCAGACTTATCATCTGCTTCAATAAGAACGACTTTATCGGGTTTAATAAAATTTAATATAGCCATATAATTATTATTATAAGTTATTTTGAATAAAGCTCAACAATAAGTTGCTCTTTAATATCTTCTGGAATTTGAATCCTTTCAGGAACAGTTTGATAAGTTCCTTCTTTCACTTCATCATTCCACAATAACCACTCATATTCTTTTCTTTGTTTTATTGAATCTTCAATTACAGATAGTGTTTTAGATTTTTGACGAACACCTACTACATCTCCAGGCTTCAATCTATAAGAAGGAATATTTACAATTTCTCCGTTTACTGTAATATGTTTATGAGAAACTAGTTGTCTTGCTCCTGCACGAGTAGGGCTCACTCCTAATCTGTAAACTACATTATCTAAACGTGATTCACACAATTGAAGTAACACTTCACCTGTAATTCCTTTAGATTTAGCAGCTTCTTTAAACATATTAGAAAACTGTCTTTCTAATATACCATATGTAAATTTAGCCTTTTGCTTTTCTGCTAACTGTATAGCATATTCAGAT includes:
- a CDS encoding proline dehydrogenase family protein, producing the protein MKIFENTKIAFQSKNNYELRRAHLLFEAVNIPALVNFSEWVLPFAKHIPGVKTLIKKSIFAHFCGGETRKESLETVEKLHEKKIGSILDYSIEGKEEESAYDNCFQEINEIIFLAKDNPAIPFVVFKPTGYGSIHVYEKVGLKEKLTEKEQIAWENIQKRYFETCKNAYENDVLLMIDAEESWMQDAVDELVTEMMKIFNRERCIIINTLQMYRHDRLEFLKNQYEEAERENYFLGYKVVRGAYMEKERERALEKGYPSPIQPDKQSTDNDYNAAIDFIFHHQDRILLFAGTHNELSCFQLKEKLEKSENPKTQQVWFGQLLGMSDNISYVLADLNFHVAKYVPYGPVNDVLPYLIRRAKENTSVAGQSGRELILIEKELKRRKQENP
- the priA gene encoding replication restart helicase PriA, giving the protein MQPKLFAEIILPLPLPGTFTYRIPSDWQDYLQIGQRVSVPFGQRKIYTGIIHSFHTNEPETYKTKPIDAILEDTPSLLPQQIELWEWMASYYMCSLGEVYKNVYPTALKLESDTYIRWIENELLEDAELSAEAQEILQALKNKNIVSVDEVSKLIHQKNVLKVLKELLDARQVRLDEKLIEKYTPKIENYIKINIDLNSEDSKEAFELLDRSPKQRELFLQLIQLKASEKNPVKAANFIKDYGGSHATLRSMEKKGLISIFEDQTRRNQLYEENIESIEKLSPEQQQAFDGILKGFKNFDTVLLHGVTSSGKTEIYFKLIEQMLQKNQTTLFLLPEIGLTTQLTQRIQKKFGELVGVYHSKMNQNQRVEIWNETLENKYKIIIGPRSALFLPLQHLGLIIVDEEHESALKQKDITPFYHARDVARVLASKNKANLLLGSATPSLEVYHAAKQGKIGYVSLNVRFGNVQPPKMEIIDLRKAFHRKEMTGQFSKALILAMKNSFEADKQVILFQNRRGYAPVIECLSCGFTPYCPNCDVALTLHNISLELKCHYCGHKQAKPQHCYQCKSVELETKGVGTEQIEKEALSIFPEQKIARMDVDSMRKKFAYEKLIEAFERKEINLLIGTQMVSKGLDFEYVNLVGIIRADNLLNFPDFRAHERAFQRIVQVAGRAGRRNQRGLVQIQAFEAHHPILKMATEMDYNAMAEQILAERQNFLYPPFVRLIEIRFRHKKEEKVQKAAHYFKQMLQGKFSSQCLLGPEAPYISRLNNEYRFHILLKIHNQQSPKKVKLLLNEAYQQLMQIKAFRSVKIDFDVDPY
- a CDS encoding citrate synthase, with translation MSETVKIIYQGKEYEYPVIEGTMGDKGIDISSLRLDSGLITLDPGYKNTGSTLSKITYLDGEQGKLMYRGYPIEQLAEKSSFVEVQYLLLYGELPTEVELEKFKASLKDYSFVNDRVRKILNGFPSTAHPMGVLASLTGSLTAFNPKVVDVAHAADMFHAVTRLLAKFPILSAWTYRLSKELPISESDPSLGYVENFCQLMFSNQKKDFKVNPVIVDAIDKLLILHADHEQNCSASTVRLVGSSHAGLFTSISAGISALWGARHGGANQAVIEMLETIKTGGGRLQKWVDKAKDKDDEFRLMGFGHRVYKNMDPRAKIIKKAADDVLEQLGIDDEVLDIALGLEEVALKDEYFIERKLYPNVDFYSGIIYRALGIPKEMFTVMFALGRLPGWIAQWKEMRQTDQPIGRPRQIYTGATTRDYLPMSER
- the eno gene encoding phosphopyruvate hydratase: MSFISAIHARQILDSRGNPTIEVDVITENGIIGRAAVPSGASTGEHEAVELRDGEKDFMGKGVLQAVENVNEKIAPELIGESVFEQTWIDHLMIELDGTPNKSKLGANAILGVSLAVAKAAAAELEIPLYRYVGGVNAATLPVPMMNIINGGSHSDAPIAFQEFMIMPVKAVTFSEALKKGVEIFHHLKKVLHERKLSTAVGDEGGFAPTFEGTEDALDTIKKAVENAGYNFGEEIKIALDCASSEFYKDGKYNYQLFEGENAAIRTSEEQVEYLAELCEKYPIISIEDGMDENDWNGWKLLTEKIGDKVQLVGDDLFVTNVERLSKGIEQNVGNSILIKVNQIGTLTETIDAVEMAKNAGYTAVMSHRSGETEDSTIADLAVALNTGQIKTGSASRSDRMAKYNQLLRIEEMLGGMAKFPGISAFKIKA
- the rplQ gene encoding 50S ribosomal protein L17; this translates as MRHGKKINHLSRKKGHRDAMLSNMACSLIEHKRINTTVAKAKALQRYVEPLLTKAKNDTTHSRRIVFKYLQQKEALSELFRSVAPKIADRPGGYTRIIKTGFRLGDGAETALIELVDYNELYLNEDSTKKTRRSRRSRGTKKSDSSEE
- a CDS encoding DNA-directed RNA polymerase subunit alpha, which produces MAILNFIKPDKVVLIEADDKSGQFEFRPLEPGYGLTVGNALRRVLLSSLEGYAFTSIKIEGVDHEFSTIAGVVEDVTEIILNLKKVRLKHQIEKNDEETINCSISGKTKLTAGDLSKFISGFQILNPDLVICHMDKNVELNFTLTVNKGRGYISAEENLLDVEDLPIGTIKIDSIYTPIKNVKYLIENYRVEQKTDYEKLILDIETDGSISPKDALTEAAKILIHHFMLFSDERITLETEEVSATEAYDEEALHMRQLLKTKLVDLDLSVRALNCLKAAEVDTLGELVSYSKADLMKFRNFGKKSLTELEELVDRKDLSFGMDVSKYKLDLD
- the rpsD gene encoding 30S ribosomal protein S4; the encoded protein is MARYTGPKTKIARKFGQPIFGDDKSFEKKKYPPGQHGPNRRRGKKSEYAIQLAEKQKAKFTYGILERQFSNMFKEAAKSKGITGEVLLQLCESRLDNVVYRLGVSPTRAGARQLVSHKHITVNGEIVNIPSYRLKPGDVVGVRQKSKTLSVIEDSIKQRKEYEWLLWNDEVKEGTYQTVPERIQIPEDIKEQLIVELYSK